DNA from Solanum stenotomum isolate F172 chromosome 3, ASM1918654v1, whole genome shotgun sequence:
TGGTGAGGAACCAACCCTATAAAAGAAGAACCAAAGTTGTGTGGAACtgaagttttttgaaaaaaaaaaagggggaggTAGCCATGAAAAGTAATGAGCCACGTTCAAGTTCTTCTTGTGCAGCTTGTAAGTTCTTGAAGAGAAGGTGCACTACCACTTGCCAATTTGCGCCATATTTCCGATCAGACGAGCCGAAGAAGTTTGCTAATGTACACAAGGTGTTTGGAGCTAGCAACGTGATCAAGATCCTGAATGAAGTGCCACAAGACCAACGAGAGGACACTGTCAACTCGCTGGTCTACGAGGCTGAGGTGAGACTTAGAGACCCGGTTTACGGTTGCATTGGAGCTATAGCATCTTTGCAGAGGAAGATGGTGGAGCTACAACATGATCTGATGGTTACTAAAGCACATCTTGCTTACTATGAAGCCAAGCCCAGTAGCACAACTTCTAATTGTTCACTCTTGGATTATGATCCTCTTAATGTTAATATCAATACGCCTTCTTTTTTTGCGGACACTTCTGGTGGATTCTGGGATAGCTTCAGCCAGAATACCTTTGCCATGGACCAAACTGGATCCAACAATGAATTTGGTCAATTTCCATTTCCATGATCCTTCTCTATTTAATGTACGTTTACGCATTtccttgtatatatatatatatatatatatatatatatataagaggaAGAGCGGCTCATTAAAGGTAAATTTCTTCGATTTTGTACATTGTTGATGATGGATTTGCCTGGTAAATTAAAAGACTAACTTAGAAGCTATTTGCTTCAATAGCCACATTATCATCTTTAGTATACTTGGAGGTTGAAAGGCCCAACGGAAAACGTACAAAATTTCGAAAACCACTGGTGCTTTGAGCCcattttcattttctaaaaagaagaaaagagtaaaCCAAACTCCACAAAATCACAAGGATATATTTTGAGCTATAGTACAGATATGATGGATACAGAAGCACTATACCGAGAGCTAATTCAATGCGATCAATGACAAATTGACAATCAACAAATTGGTGAAGTATGGTTATACATCAACTTTTATTTCTAATCTTGATTTATACAGATTCCGTATACAAACTACGTTATGATGATAATCTAGTAACACTTAACATACTGCAATAACAGAAAAAATTATGAAGTATTTCTTAGATATTTGATAACTGAAGCTCCACAGAAATAACTCCGACTATCCAGCAACTACTGAGAAGTATACCAGTTAGCTGCTGGTATAAAGATGACAGTTCTTTTATGGTGTGCCTGAAACTCCATCCCAACTTGTTCGTTGTTATTTTATCCAGTACTATGCCCACCATGTGATAGAATCCTGCCAAGCTTCAGTACTCAGCCACAGCAACGATACGACAGGAAACAGGCAAACTACAGCATCAGTTTTTTTCTTCAGAGATAACAACCATGCTGTCAATTCCTTGCCAGCATGCAATGACCTGTTTGACGGAGCAAAGAGGAGAAGTATAAGTACAGGCATTAATCATCCATCAGAGATGAGACTCAAGGTGAATTTTCACCCTCGAAATATCTGCTTTTTTTTACCTTACAAAATGACAAGTTATCACGCAACAATTTACAAGCAACTAAGCAAACTTCATTGATTGTCTGCTGCCAATAACTACAGCTTTTttgaaaacaaacttaaaattgaaatatatagcAACATTAACAATATCATTGAGAATTGCTTACTTATCCAACTGCCAATCATTAGGTAAAAACAGGAAAAGTTGAAGATCTTACCACCAATCCAAAAACAAGTGGAAGTTTAAAAAGGGCACTTAGAGAAATACTTCATACTATGTCCCTTGTGCAAGCAAGAGACAAGGAAAGAAGGAGAATCCTATGCTCAAAAAGTGGTACAAAGTACCACTGCGCCTTTTCAGGTACAAACACATAATCTCATACTTACAGTAACCTGGAAATTGATATGCACAAAATGATACTAAAGATGACACAATTCTGATTACTAACTCCAGCAACTAGTTATTCTGACTAAAATCACTACTACAAAGATGGAGACCACAGCTCCAGTTCTGTGgcttctttttattcttttttttatgacaaggaaactcgcagccgctaccctttgggtgcgcacctatgcaatagctcgcgaACCATACaggagaggtaacccacacTAGGCAATCCCgatgcgacgagctcgacccagaaggcaaacccagacaaggggtttcgaacttgagacctccggaagtcccaagcccaaaccactgggccagcCCGAAGGGTTTGGTTCTGTGGCTTCTTTGAATGCAAATAAAAACTATGTTTTACCAGGATGACACTAACGAATTAATGGGGAACTCATACGGACATGAAcaatgatattttttcttttaagtgatgtatatttattttagtaacaaataaaactgATCTCACTGTTGGTTAAGTAGTAACTTCACTCCCTACAAGTTCTGATAAAAACACATGCCTCATCACAATTGTCATACTCAACAACCAACCACATATactagcttcttttttttttaggaagaacCACATATACTAGTTTTCTGAATACTGTTCCCAAACCATACAAGGAACCGGATATTGGTATTTTCCTGATAAATAATAAAGCGACATTATTGATGCGAGAAAGCTACCAACCTTAAGGGAATGCTGGAGCAGAATTACATCCAAAATAAACTTCACAATGTGTAGAGAGCAAAAAAAGTCCACAATAACATCCGGCTCTAAACAACCGCCATAGCTTTGTGGCACCAAAAACTAAGCAAGAATATACACTTGTGATTGAGATAAATGACATTATCCTTTGTAAAAATATGACACTTGTGGTCCGTCTCAaccccaaaagttagctcataGGAGAaggattgtccaagtccatataagtaGACCACCAATCGATTCTCCAACTACTGTAGGACTctaacccactctaacacccctTTCACGCCTACGCCCAACTAGAGCGTGGACTGGGAGCCCAAACAAGGATGAACCTGGTtatgataccatgtaaagatatgacacatgGGCCTGACTCAACCATAAAAGATAGCTCATGAAGGGAGGATTGCCTAAGTCCATATATGAAGACCACCATTTCATTCTCCAACCAATGTGTGACTCGAATCCACTCTAACATCCTTCTCGTCGTAAAAAATACAAGCATTTCTTTTTCTCCATATAATCCACCATACCACCACAAAAATAGACTTCATTTCTTTGGAAGATTTGGATAAGTCCAATTTATGCCAGAAGTTAAGAAATCCAGAGTATTTTCCAGTATACACAACTGGATAGCCGATAAAGGGACCGGAAATTAAGCCACAACCCAATCAAGCCTCCACTTTGCTTAGACCGGTGTGGCTCTAGCAAACTCCAAATTCAGTAAAAGAATTCCTCATATCAAAGAACTACTGGTCCAGCATATACTAATAAGTAGACAGGTCATTCCCAAAAGTAAACAGAGGTAAGACTGTAAGAAGTAAAGTAGGTGGTTACAGGAACCGtgactaaatttgaattgaatGGTAGAAGCAGAACTTAGAGGATAAATTTAACCATTTCTGTTCACATGAAAGCCCAAAGGCAACTTCTAAGATAATACCTCTTAGATCATGTGTATCCAGTATTTGCCAACAAGCTGGTTAGGATAAAACTGATCAATCCAAATCACGTATTCCTAGCATCAACTTTGATGGCAATCTTCAGTTTTTCTTCCCAGGGAAACAAGTACCACGCCAAAACTGAGACTTACAAGTATGAACAACATTGACATCTCAAGAAGCATCTAACATAACGAAGAATTTAAGACTGTCAAGGTTCCAGCCTTAATTGATATTTGCTCAGCTTTCATTACCCACCTTGTAAGTGCACTCATGGAGTAAAAAAACCAAACTAAGGCTCAGCCAACTCAACCCTGTAGAAATCAGGTATCACATTGAATTAACAACAAAGAATAAAAAACCATAGAGTTTAGTCAGCCAAATTGTCTGATTTACTGTTTCTGGACTTTCGAAAGTAAATACTAAACAACCAATAGAAGTCGCTGTGCAAAAATTTGGCAAATGAACGGAAATTATAGAGTGATAGAGTCATAGCATTGCAGCCGTTTATGCTTCCCTAAATTTAAGCTCCAGTAATTTAAGCACTAACGCCAAATGGAAAAACGTGGAGAAAAATATCCTGGGATATATGACAATCTTTTAGCAAAGCCATAACGAACTATATGCAGCCAAAAACCAATATCTAGCATTAATAACTGCAAACTTAAAAGGGCTTATACAGTAATAAGAAACACTAAAAGGAGATAATTTTAAGGGGAAACCTTGTCACACTTGTGGGATCATAGGACTGCCCCACCTCCctagtatgttgttgttgttgtaaaccTTGTCACACTTCCGGTAATGTTGAAGGACAGTGATGCTTTATCTTCGCATATGATAAATTGATCATGTTCTCATTGAAAGATACAAGTCAGGTTGGTTCAACATCATTGCTGCAACATAAAATGGATATAACTAACTTGTGAGGACATGAGTTCAAAATTGGGACTTTGGGTAAATATTTACCCTTACATGGTGTTTACACCTAACCAATTAAACCTACCAAGGTTAAGTGATTTAATGAAGTACATATGTACATTAATTACCTATCGTTAAGTGATAACTGTATATGGTCAAATACATGTCATGCATAATTGGTTAGATGTAAACACCTAGAGCCAGTAAGTTGGCTTACCGACAAGAGCAGGGTTTGCAGACAAAAGTTTCAATCTTTCAAGCTCTGATAGACCTTCGTCAACATCCTTTTAGTAGATATTTCCCTTTTCCAACTCTATTATTTGCTGCTGCTTCAAGTTCTCAGATCTTTTCATGTATCCTCTCACTTCAATGTTTACCAGAGCAAAACCTTTTTCACTATTGTATGCTTTTAGCATTCCCTTGAGGTACCTTTTTATAAACTATTGACAATGTAGGACAATGTGTTTGTAGCCACATTGTTCTTTAAAAACTGTCCATTCCAGAAAGGTCTTAAATTTGGACAAATCAATCCAGTAATAAACTCTCCTTTTTTGTTAATCTTTCTAACTATTTGTATCAATTAAACGTTCCATTATTATGATTCAATTCATAAACTATACGTCATCGAATGAATGATCcatgaaattttctttttaactaaCATCCAACAAAACCAAGTCTTTACATATCAAAAATGCTGCATTCATACtcaataattatctcaaaccatcaGATCTAACATACAATTCATAGAAATCTTTCAATCTCGGACCCATTACCAATCCCCTTTCACTCATCTCTTTAACCAGTTTCTTAGCTTCCTCCAACTTACTCCGAGTGATCAATCTGGTCGCCAGTATTCCAAAATTTTCTGCATCCAATTTAGCGTCTCTTCCTGCATAGCTCCTAACAAACTCTACTGCCTGTTCATAATAGTTATACTTCAGAAACGCTCCGATAATATGGGCGTGTGTGCAATACAATGGCGGAACCCCATCATCGAGCATCCTCCTCACCACTGCCAAAGCAGCATCCAACTTCCCTGCTCTACAGGCGCCTAAAACCAGGGCGTCGTAAGTCCTCGTATCCGCCCCCAGCTCCTCCTCCTCTATCTTTGCTAGAACACCAGCAGCTGATGCCACATTTCCAGCAAAACAATAACCAGTCAGCAGAAAATTATACGTCGTCAAATCAGGAGAAATTCCGCAGGATTTCATCACCGCCACCACTTGCCAGGCTTCTTCGAATTCCTCCTTCTTCGTCAGAGCATTAACTATGGGATGAAACGTGAGATTGTTTGCTTCGTGACCTTTGCTCACCATAGCTTTGGCAACACGCATAGCCTCCGAAATGCAGTGCATCTTCGAGAGACGCGCAATGAGACAGTCGTAGGAGCTCTTTCTCGGGAAACCATTATCTAACCGAGCTATAATTTCCAATAGATCATCGAGTATGGACACATTATTAGTGGAAATGAACTTGAACGTATTGTTGGTGTTGAAGAAGCCATCGCGCGCGCGCTTGTTAAGAAGGTGATGGACAGTGGTGAAATCTCCTTCACGGCCAGCTTTGTTGATGCGTTCATCGTAGTTGGTGCAACTGGGAGCGTCTGGAATCGTTGAGGAGCTGCAGATAGGGTTTTGAATAGCGAAAGAAGAGAGAAATCTTGATGATTTTAGGGTCGAGAGCTTGCGAAGTGCTAGCATTTCTAGGGTTTTTGATCAATGGAGAATTATCGATGATGTGGGAAGGGGATTCGGGTTGTAGAACCCAATGCCGTTCGATTTTGAGTGCGTTATTTTGGGCCACTTAAGGAAGGCCGTAAGCCGAAGCCCATTCACTATACACTTCGcgagaaaaggaaaaggaaaaaggaaaattcACGTCATATAAACatttaagagtaaattttaCGGGTTTTAAACatacttttaaataattcttacttataacagtttatttaaaggttataacatatcaattaaatttaatttaatttaaaaatcaatttcaatttatttaataaatgattaatttgtgttatatttttatatttttatattattaattaataatatttaattaatttgatctcAATTCCATTTTTAAAACTGAAATCATCAGTTACACATATTAAGGGATTTACATAGATTAGACTTCCTTGTTTATTGTTACACTCCAAACTTTCCATACCTCAATCCCACCACCCTCCACCCACGCCTATTCAAATCTACACGCCATCACCCCACTACCCCACTTTCACCTTGTCTCTNttaatttaatttaaaaatcaatttcaatttatttaataaatgattaatctgtttatatttttatattattaataatatttaattaatttgattccagttccttttttaaaattgaaatcatCAGTTACACATATTAAGGGATTTACATAGATTAGACTTTCTTGTTTACTGTTACACTCCAAACCTTCCATACCTCAATCCCACCACCCTCCACCCCTGCCTATTCAAATCTACACACCATCACCCCACTAACCCCACTTTCACCTTGTCTCTCCCATTTTTCTCACCAGCCAACTACACAATTTTCACAATCGTCCGTCCAATTAAGTTTTTCAACAAAACATGTCTAAGAAACTCATTGAAACGCCTCGAAAGAGTTCCAAATTGGTTGAAGGAACTTCTACTGATGAAGTTCATGCTCCAACTTTCAATATATTAACTCAAACTCCTCGcctaaaattgttgaaaatccGGAGAATATTGAAAATCAGGCGACAGGTGGTTCATCTCAATTGAAGGAtcggaaagagaaaaaaaatgaagcaaagaaAAGGGCGACCCAGGCAaatcaaaaggggaagaagaggaaggggaaaatTGTTGAAACCCCTTCTGATTACGATTCTAAATTTGTTAgtgaaatcaaaaagaaaagaacatgtTTCGAATACCACTaattatcctacaccaagacCACGGACAAGaaatttgagatagttgattgcaccttctacttttttagaattacatgttatttttttaacttttggacaatttttttgtgtttaagtacttgatgatatataatatcatatgttttcttCCAGTCAGATACCATCTACATATGAATTACTGATTGATTATTATAATTTCAGGATACTAGTAATATACAGACTTCATACCGGttggattcaattttttttaaatatcagtGTGTTTCCAAACTGTATATTTATTGCATGAAATGCGTATGAAAtctaattaatatttgtatactatgattttaatgttttgattttggatattgtatgaattGAGATATAATATTGGTATACAAATTGTATgaattgtattttaatattagtgTGATTGTCTATTAACTGTGTATATGATATGAATTTTTAAACTGATATGGAAATGATATGAATTGTCAAACTAgtgatttttttctaaaaatatcacAATATGTTTACTTTCTATTCTAAACATGTTTTTGAAAATGACGGACTAATATTCTAGTATTAGTTGAAATGAAGGTTGGGCTTGTGGTGTTGATCCATTTAAATGGCCCACGGAGCAGACGAAATGACCTGGCCATCTTACTACTGAAGCCCATAACTCTGGCATGAACAAGGAAATTGCTTTCATGATTATATATGTAGATAGTTATAAATATTCGGTATGGTTCATGAGTAATTCAAAAGTACAATTAGGTTGTATATCATAATACTTATATAAGTTTTTttacgggttataacatatcaATTAAAAAGTTGAGGATCTTTATTCGAAAATAACTTCTCTATCTCATCCTTAAGATAGTGGTCAATACACTATCTAAATTTGAAATCACTGGAATAATACACAAACTTCAAATCAAGTCTGAGTCACCTAAAATAAAACaagtcaataaaaatattatttatcattgaTTGTGGAGCTAGCTAGGTACAGAAAAGTCGTCATGCACAATACACTAACGTGTATACACATTTCTTGTATAATCACACTGctttaattacatgtttttttttttttaacttttggacaacttttttgtgtttaagtatttgatgatatataatatcatatgttttcttCCAATCAGATACCATCTACATATGAATTACTGTTTGACTATTATAATTTCAGGATACTAGTAATATACAAACTTCATACCATTTGGattcactattttaaaatatcagtGTATTCAAATTGTACAATTAATCGATGAAACGTGTgtgaaatttatttaatatgtgtatgacactGAATTTAATGTTTgatggttggatattgtattaattgtgatataatattggTATACAAATGATATGcattgtgtgattatatgaaattgatttattgttggTGTAATATGTGTGATATAAATTAAAGTTCGTGTTAGAATGAAACTTGAATAAGATTGGTATAAAGTTTGTTATATATTACATtatatttacactatcttatatattaatctggaataaattttatttccaagtgtattaaatatgtatgaataattaatgaatTGTGTATATGAAATCTGGAATCTGAAATATGAAATTTGTACaaatatttacactatcttatatattaatctggaataaattttatttccaagcATATGAAATCTGtatgaataattaatgaatCACGTATATGAAATATGAAATCTGAAATCAGAAATCTGTACaaatatttacactatcttatatattaatttggaataaattttatttccaagtatATGAAATCGTAAAGAAATCTacattagctttcttttgatctAAAAAAATCCGCACACCAACATCATTGTGGATACTAACAGGGGGACATCTATCACtaactatttattttatctctatattGTGAATATTAACATCTATCATTAGCTGCGATGTTATCGCACTTACTAGACCACTATAAAGACTAGAATACTCATATATAATCCCTCCATCtgaaaatcaacatatttccctgtttcattaaaaaaaaaataacaattagtcttacataatacaaataaaataaaattatacacacttgtcattattttttcatacaaaaatcaCTCAGACAGTAAACTACAAGCagatttcattaaaaaataaaatttcagatttcatACCCActtaatacaaatttcatacatacAATCACCATTTATACCA
Protein-coding regions in this window:
- the LOC125860760 gene encoding LOB domain-containing protein 21-like; amino-acid sequence: MKSNEPRSSSSCAACKFLKRRCTTTCQFAPYFRSDEPKKFANVHKVFGASNVIKILNEVPQDQREDTVNSLVYEAEVRLRDPVYGCIGAIASLQRKMVELQHDLMVTKAHLAYYEAKPSSTTSNCSLLDYDPLNVNINTPSFFADTSGGFWDSFSQNTFAMDQTGSNNEFGQFPFP
- the LOC125860752 gene encoding pentatricopeptide repeat-containing protein At3g56030, mitochondrial, with protein sequence MLALRKLSTLKSSRFLSSFAIQNPICSSSTIPDAPSCTNYDERINKAGREGDFTTVHHLLNKRARDGFFNTNNTFKFISTNNVSILDDLLEIIARLDNGFPRKSSYDCLIARLSKMHCISEAMRVAKAMVSKGHEANNLTFHPIVNALTKKEEFEEAWQVVAVMKSCGISPDLTTYNFLLTGYCFAGNVASAAGVLAKIEEEELGADTRTYDALVLGACRAGKLDAALAVVRRMLDDGVPPLYCTHAHIIGAFLKYNYYEQAVEFVRSYAGRDAKLDAENFGILATRLITRSKLEEAKKLVKEMSERGLVMGPRLKDFYELYVRSDGLR